A single genomic interval of Flavobacteriales bacterium harbors:
- a CDS encoding GNAT family N-acetyltransferase, whose translation MGQRRIGPDDARLLQAFLDGAGDALRSFRYFAKRTPEVLHQHACTWLWMEGEEPVAYGHLDREDGVVWLGIAVQERHWGRGFGAHMMRLLLDSARGMGITALKLAVDADNHTAIRLYERYGLVQAGTGEGILFLTCDLTPKREAVMSSLAFAGMAPEAMIAEADREFMALEFSSGMPFHPDMTELFRTAPMRRFAHNYFPAPADPFVLNLGSADDGIRDRSIAHCVQGMELSHAVGAPFFSVHAGFCVDPRPSELGRRLEQVARIDRALHWARFTEAVRQVLARTRDLPTGLLIENNVLAPVNRYADGTNPLLCVDQEEQLRLLADVRDARLGLLLDTAHLKVSARTLGFDPVAAATALLPAVRCVHHSDNGGEVDDNQGFGADYWFLPLMDRSGHAVHVLETRKTPPSELRRMERLLFPERDRPSR comes from the coding sequence ATGGGCCAGCGCCGCATCGGTCCCGACGACGCCCGCCTCCTTCAGGCCTTCCTGGACGGTGCCGGCGACGCGCTCCGCAGCTTCCGCTATTTCGCGAAGCGCACCCCGGAGGTGCTCCACCAGCACGCCTGCACCTGGCTGTGGATGGAAGGGGAGGAGCCCGTCGCCTACGGTCATCTCGACCGCGAGGACGGCGTGGTGTGGCTGGGCATCGCGGTGCAGGAGCGGCACTGGGGTCGCGGCTTCGGTGCGCACATGATGCGGCTGCTGCTGGACAGTGCGCGGGGCATGGGCATCACGGCCCTGAAGCTTGCGGTGGACGCGGACAACCACACCGCCATCCGGCTGTACGAGCGCTATGGTCTCGTACAGGCCGGGACGGGTGAAGGCATCCTCTTTCTCACCTGCGACCTCACCCCGAAGCGCGAGGCGGTGATGAGCTCGCTGGCGTTCGCAGGCATGGCGCCGGAGGCCATGATCGCCGAGGCCGATCGCGAGTTCATGGCGTTGGAGTTCAGCAGCGGCATGCCGTTCCACCCGGACATGACGGAACTGTTCCGCACCGCGCCCATGCGCCGCTTCGCACACAACTACTTCCCCGCACCGGCCGATCCCTTCGTGCTGAACCTCGGCAGCGCGGACGATGGCATCCGCGATCGCAGCATCGCCCATTGCGTGCAGGGCATGGAACTGAGCCATGCGGTGGGCGCGCCCTTCTTCTCGGTGCACGCCGGTTTCTGCGTGGACCCGCGTCCCAGCGAGCTCGGTCGACGATTGGAACAGGTGGCGCGGATCGACAGGGCGCTGCACTGGGCACGCTTCACCGAGGCGGTGCGGCAGGTGCTGGCGCGCACGCGGGATCTGCCCACGGGTCTGCTGATCGAGAACAACGTGCTGGCCCCGGTGAACCGCTATGCCGACGGCACCAACCCCCTGCTCTGCGTGGACCAGGAGGAGCAGCTGCGCCTCCTCGCGGATGTCCGGGATGCACGGCTGGGTCTGCTGCTCGACACGGCCCACCTGAAGGTCAGCGCCCGCACGCTGGGCTTCGATCCGGTGGCCGCGGCCACCGCACTGCTGCCTGCGGTGCGCTGCGTGCATCACAGCGACAACGGCGGCGAGGTGGACGACAACCAGGGCTTCGGAGCGGACTACTGGTTCCTGCCGCTGATGGACCGTTCGGGGCATGCCGTGCATGTGCTGGAGACACGGAAGACGCCGCCTTCCGAACTTCGCCGCATGGAGCGGCTGCTCTTTCCCGAACGCGACCGACCATCCCGATGA
- a CDS encoding aminotransferase class I/II-fold pyridoxal phosphate-dependent enzyme has translation MNDTLADLLIRDDRSVRDALAVIDRNAQGICFAVDGDGRLTGVLTDGDIRRSLLADGSLDRPVAEVMQRSFTALPVDTPAEHIQARLNGTVRHIPLIDAQGVPVDFASLRRTHRIQVMAPQLDGNELNYVTDCLRTGWISSQGAYVKRFETGFAERCAMPHALAVSNGTVAIHLALVALGIGEGDEVIVPDLTFAASINTILHAGATPVIADVHPVTWTLDPAEVERLITPRTKAIMPVHLYGHPCHMDELMAIARRHGLLVVEDCAEALGALYKGRPVGSFGDAATFSFFGNKTITTGEGGMTLFRDAAVAARATMLRDHGMDKQRRYWHLEVGYNYRMTNVQAAIGVAQLERLDAFVQAKRDLATVYTKGLETIGGLGAPPEEPWAFNGFWLYSCLIGDDFGLGRDEVMDRMARNGIETRPLFHPLHVMPPYGRYVRPGQRFPVSERLSRAGLSLPSSVTITRAEQERVLEVLNTIKHTRQLHAQA, from the coding sequence ATGAACGACACCCTTGCCGACCTGCTGATCCGCGACGACCGGAGCGTGCGCGATGCGCTGGCCGTGATCGACCGCAACGCGCAGGGCATCTGCTTCGCCGTGGACGGTGATGGGCGCCTTACCGGGGTGCTCACCGATGGCGACATCCGGCGTTCGCTCCTGGCCGACGGCTCCCTGGACCGGCCGGTGGCCGAGGTGATGCAGCGGAGCTTCACCGCCCTGCCGGTGGACACGCCCGCCGAGCACATCCAGGCCCGGCTCAACGGCACCGTGCGGCACATCCCGCTGATCGACGCGCAGGGCGTGCCCGTTGACTTCGCCAGCCTGCGCCGCACGCACCGCATCCAGGTGATGGCGCCACAGCTCGACGGCAACGAGCTCAACTACGTCACCGACTGCCTGCGCACGGGCTGGATCAGCTCGCAGGGCGCCTACGTGAAGCGCTTCGAGACCGGGTTCGCGGAACGCTGCGCCATGCCGCACGCCCTGGCCGTGAGCAACGGCACGGTGGCCATCCACCTGGCTCTGGTGGCGCTGGGCATCGGGGAGGGGGACGAGGTCATCGTGCCCGACCTCACCTTCGCCGCCAGCATCAACACCATCCTTCACGCCGGCGCCACGCCCGTGATCGCCGATGTGCACCCGGTGACCTGGACGCTCGATCCCGCCGAGGTGGAACGCTTGATCACACCGCGCACCAAGGCCATCATGCCGGTGCACCTCTACGGCCATCCCTGCCACATGGACGAGCTGATGGCCATCGCGCGCAGGCATGGGCTGTTGGTTGTGGAGGATTGCGCCGAGGCGCTTGGTGCGCTCTACAAGGGACGGCCGGTGGGCAGCTTTGGCGATGCGGCCACCTTCAGCTTCTTCGGCAACAAGACCATCACCACCGGCGAGGGGGGCATGACGCTCTTCCGCGATGCGGCAGTGGCCGCCCGGGCCACGATGCTGCGCGACCACGGCATGGACAAGCAGCGCCGCTACTGGCACCTGGAGGTCGGCTACAACTACCGGATGACCAACGTGCAGGCGGCGATCGGCGTGGCGCAGCTCGAGCGGCTGGATGCCTTCGTGCAGGCCAAGCGCGACCTGGCCACGGTGTACACCAAAGGCCTGGAGACCATCGGCGGCCTCGGCGCGCCGCCCGAGGAGCCCTGGGCGTTCAATGGGTTCTGGTTGTACAGCTGCCTCATAGGCGACGACTTCGGCCTCGGCCGCGACGAGGTGATGGACCGCATGGCGCGCAACGGCATCGAGACCCGACCGTTGTTCCACCCCCTGCATGTGATGCCGCCGTACGGCCGGTACGTGCGCCCCGGACAGCGCTTCCCCGTGAGCGAACGCCTCTCACGAGCGGGGCTCAGCCTGCCCAGCAGCGTCACCATCACCCGGGCCGAACAGGAGCGCGTGCTGGAGGTCCTGAACACCATCAAGCACACCCGGCAGCTCCACGCCCAGGCATGA
- a CDS encoding acylneuraminate cytidylyltransferase family protein → MRVLYLIPARGGSKGLPGKNVRPLLGRPLIAWSVAAALEAARTRPGRVVVSTDDAVIAEAARSAGAEVPFIRPAELASDTASSMDVVIHALDHVEAAGEHVDLVCMLEPTSPQRTAADVLAAMDRLLSTPDAESIVGVCRTEGGHPAFLARMTGAHFIRPYEGDRFVFKRRQEIDDVYFFEGSMYIARTASLRERRSFYHERTLGHVMPKWKSFEVDDLTDLTIIEALMKARQEGTIDDR, encoded by the coding sequence ATGAGGGTGCTCTACCTGATCCCGGCGCGCGGCGGCAGCAAGGGGCTGCCCGGCAAGAACGTGCGTCCGCTCCTGGGCCGGCCGCTGATCGCCTGGTCGGTGGCGGCCGCACTGGAGGCGGCGCGCACCCGGCCCGGGCGTGTGGTGGTGAGCACCGATGATGCGGTCATCGCGGAAGCCGCCCGCAGCGCCGGCGCCGAAGTGCCTTTCATCCGCCCTGCCGAACTGGCCTCCGACACGGCCTCGTCCATGGATGTGGTGATCCATGCGCTGGATCACGTGGAGGCCGCCGGCGAGCACGTCGACCTGGTCTGCATGCTGGAGCCCACCTCGCCCCAACGCACCGCGGCGGACGTGCTCGCCGCCATGGACCGGCTGTTGTCCACACCCGATGCGGAGAGCATCGTGGGCGTGTGCCGAACGGAAGGCGGACACCCCGCCTTCCTGGCCCGCATGACCGGTGCCCACTTCATCCGGCCCTACGAGGGGGATCGCTTCGTCTTCAAACGGCGGCAGGAGATCGATGACGTGTACTTCTTCGAGGGCAGCATGTACATCGCACGCACCGCCTCGTTGCGCGAACGGCGCAGCTTCTACCACGAGCGCACGCTGGGCCATGTCATGCCCAAGTGGAAGTCGTTCGAGGTGGACGACCTCACCGACCTCACGATCATCGAGGCGCTGATGAAGGCCAGGCAGGAAGGAACGATCGACGACCGATGA
- a CDS encoding glycosyltransferase family 4 protein, translating into MTPVLFITYYWPPSGGAGVQRGLKFVKYLPQHGIHPIVLTVDPAQASYPALDPSLEAEVPAGVAVVRTPSFEPLRLLAALSGKGAVPHAGFATGGREGAMKRAMRWVRGNWMIPDARRGWVRHAVKAAIPLIEREGIGTVLISSPPHSSQLIGLRLKERFPHLRWIADLRDPWTDIYFARELMKGRRAQRLDGAYEAAVLEQADAVVVVGPSMRSAFVQRYGHGVEPRLHVIPNGYDADDLKGIARHPLPGDRLRITYVGTMAGSYAPQAFFTAAAEALKRSPLPIELRFIGQVGQAVREAAARAGVLDRCMWNAPVKHAKALEEMAAAHVLLLVIPEGPGDERILTGKLFEYLAVERPVLGLGPVEGDAARIIAECRAGAFFTRDQVTAMADWMVARAEAVKAGVDHGVTGGQHARYERRRATAALAALIHAAG; encoded by the coding sequence ATGACACCCGTCCTCTTCATCACCTACTACTGGCCACCGAGCGGTGGTGCGGGGGTGCAGCGCGGGCTCAAGTTCGTGAAGTACCTGCCGCAGCACGGTATCCACCCCATCGTGCTCACGGTCGATCCCGCGCAGGCGAGCTACCCCGCGTTGGACCCCTCGCTCGAGGCCGAAGTGCCCGCAGGGGTGGCCGTGGTGCGCACCCCTTCGTTCGAGCCGCTGCGCCTGCTCGCCGCGCTGAGTGGAAAAGGCGCGGTGCCCCATGCCGGCTTCGCCACCGGAGGGAGGGAGGGCGCGATGAAGCGCGCCATGCGGTGGGTGCGCGGCAACTGGATGATCCCCGACGCGCGCCGGGGCTGGGTGCGCCATGCCGTGAAGGCCGCCATCCCCCTCATCGAACGCGAAGGCATCGGCACGGTGCTGATCTCCTCGCCACCGCACAGCAGCCAGCTGATCGGCCTCCGCCTCAAGGAACGCTTCCCCCACCTGCGCTGGATCGCCGACCTGCGCGACCCCTGGACGGACATCTATTTCGCCCGCGAACTGATGAAGGGCCGGCGCGCGCAGCGGCTGGACGGTGCATACGAGGCCGCGGTGCTGGAGCAGGCCGATGCGGTGGTGGTGGTGGGGCCGTCCATGCGCTCGGCCTTCGTGCAACGCTATGGCCACGGCGTGGAGCCCCGGCTGCACGTGATCCCCAACGGCTACGATGCGGACGACCTGAAGGGCATCGCCCGCCACCCGCTGCCCGGCGACCGGCTGCGCATCACCTATGTGGGCACCATGGCCGGCAGCTATGCGCCGCAGGCCTTTTTCACCGCCGCAGCGGAAGCGCTCAAGCGTTCGCCGTTGCCCATCGAGCTGCGCTTCATCGGGCAGGTGGGCCAGGCGGTGCGCGAGGCTGCCGCACGGGCCGGCGTGCTCGACCGCTGCATGTGGAACGCGCCCGTGAAGCATGCGAAGGCCTTGGAGGAGATGGCGGCCGCGCACGTGCTGCTGCTCGTCATCCCCGAGGGCCCGGGCGATGAGCGCATTCTCACCGGCAAGCTCTTCGAGTACCTCGCCGTGGAGCGCCCCGTTCTGGGACTGGGCCCGGTGGAAGGGGATGCCGCGCGGATCATCGCCGAATGCCGGGCAGGTGCCTTCTTCACCCGGGATCAGGTGACCGCGATGGCCGACTGGATGGTCGCCCGCGCCGAAGCGGTGAAGGCCGGCGTGGACCACGGCGTCACCGGCGGGCAGCATGCGCGCTACGAGCGCCGGCGGGCCACCGCGGCGCTCGCCGCGCTCATCCACGCGGCAGGATAA
- the neuB gene encoding N-acetylneuraminate synthase: MARTYIIAEAGVNHNGSLELAFRLVDEAKAAGADCVKFQTFKAERIVTASSPKANYQLEVTDRAESQFDMLRKLELDREAFARIQDRCRQVGIDFMSTPYNPEDAELLNGLGVDAFKIASGQVVELPFLRQVARYGRRMIVSTGMADMQEVREAVDAIRGTGNSDLFILQCNTDYPSRVEDVNLRAMLTMRDELGVRVGYSDHVPDNYACFAAVALGAEMIEKHFTLDNAMPGPDHSSSLEPAAFRELVKGIRAVELSLGDGIKRPGERERANTYGMRRSLVAARELPADHVLSEADLGFKRPANGLSPKHLDAVVGRRLARPLRMDEALTWDHLHP, translated from the coding sequence ATGGCCCGCACCTACATCATCGCCGAGGCCGGCGTGAACCACAACGGCAGCCTGGAGCTGGCGTTCCGCCTGGTCGACGAGGCGAAGGCCGCCGGTGCGGACTGTGTGAAGTTCCAGACCTTCAAGGCCGAGCGCATCGTCACGGCCAGCTCGCCCAAGGCGAACTACCAGCTGGAGGTCACCGACCGCGCCGAAAGCCAGTTCGACATGCTGCGCAAGCTGGAGCTGGACCGCGAGGCCTTCGCGCGCATCCAGGACCGTTGCCGCCAGGTGGGCATCGACTTCATGAGCACGCCCTACAACCCGGAGGATGCGGAGCTGCTGAACGGGCTGGGCGTGGACGCCTTCAAGATCGCCAGCGGGCAGGTGGTGGAGCTGCCCTTCCTGCGGCAGGTGGCGCGCTACGGCCGCCGCATGATCGTGAGCACCGGCATGGCGGACATGCAGGAGGTGCGCGAGGCGGTCGACGCCATTCGCGGCACGGGCAACAGCGACCTCTTCATCCTGCAGTGCAACACGGACTACCCCTCGCGCGTGGAGGACGTCAACCTGCGCGCCATGCTCACCATGCGCGACGAGCTCGGGGTGCGCGTGGGTTACAGCGACCATGTGCCGGACAACTACGCCTGCTTCGCGGCAGTGGCGCTGGGCGCGGAGATGATCGAGAAGCACTTCACACTGGACAACGCCATGCCTGGTCCGGACCACAGCAGCAGCCTGGAGCCTGCGGCCTTCCGCGAACTGGTGAAGGGCATCCGGGCGGTGGAACTGAGCCTGGGCGACGGCATCAAACGGCCGGGTGAACGCGAACGCGCGAACACCTACGGCATGCGCCGCAGCCTGGTGGCCGCGCGTGAGCTGCCGGCGGACCATGTGCTGTCGGAGGCCGACCTGGGTTTCAAGCGGCCCGCGAACGGCCTCTCCCCGAAGCATCTGGACGCCGTGGTGGGGCGACGGCTGGCGCGCCCTCTCCGCATGGATGAAGCGCTCACCTGGGACCACCTGCACCCCTGA